In Cicer arietinum cultivar CDC Frontier isolate Library 1 chromosome 1, Cicar.CDCFrontier_v2.0, whole genome shotgun sequence, one DNA window encodes the following:
- the LOC101495926 gene encoding uncharacterized protein, whose amino-acid sequence MEETLELRNDVELAISVSDKHRDLLRPSARSYSIFRGQAADASDHDRGKYTLIRDPDDLQTGLYDKPLPCFGCGIGWFSFLVGFLCPPLWYYATILYFGNYYMKDPRERAGLGASAIAALISSVALLIIGAVFLLHSL is encoded by the exons ATGGAAGAGACTCTTGAGTTGAGAAATGATGTAGAATTGGCAATATCAGTCTCTGATAAGCATCGTGACCTTTTGAGGCCATCTGCTCGAAGTTATTCAATTTTTAGAG GTCAGGCAGCTGATGCTAGTGATCATGATAGAGGCAAGTACACTCTTATTAGAGATCCAGATGACTTGCAAACAGGACTTTATGACAAACCCCTTCCATGTTTTGGATGTGGAATTGGATGGTTCTC ATTTCTTGTTGGCTTTCTATGTCCACCTCTGTGGTACTATGCAACAATTCTCTATTTTGGGAACTACTATATGAAGGATCCTAGGGAACGTGCAGGATTGGGAGCCTCTGCAATTGCT GCTTTAATATCCTCTGTAGCATTGCTAATCATTGGAGCTGTTTTTCTGTTGCATTCCCTCTGA